GCGCGAACCTGAAGAAACAGAAATTCGCTTTTTGGCATTTCTTGCACCTGCAGATTCATTTTGATATCAAGATGTATTTTAAATTTTTCAATTTTCTGATGATGTTTGGGTTTTTGCGTAAAATTTTTCTGACTGGAAATACTTATCTATTGCATTGCTTATTTGCTGATGCGGAAGGTTAAGAGCATGAGTGATGAAATTTCAAAATTACCACCTAACGTTCAAGAACGCTTACTCAGACTGCAACAACTGCAGCAAACCCTGCAAACCGTTTTAGCCCAGAAACAACAGGTTGAAATGGAAAAAGCAGAGATTGAACGCACAATAACTGAGCTTGGCAAAACTGCTGATGATGCAGTAATCTACAAAGCCATTGGCTCACTACTTGTAAAATCAGACAAAGCAAAGGTTTCTCAAGAACTGACTGAGCAAAAAGACCTTTTGGAAACAAGAAGTACCGTTATTGGCAGACAAGAAGAACGGTTACGTGGTCAAGTAAAAGAGGCACAAGCCAAACTTCAAGAAGACCTCAGCCCAGTTTCACAGCAGCCCCTATCCTAAGGTGAACACTGTGGTTGACTTGGGTTTTCCAGAGTTAACCACTGACCAAATTGAGCAGCTCTGCCAAATAGCAGAAAC
This is a stretch of genomic DNA from Candidatus Bathyarchaeota archaeon. It encodes these proteins:
- a CDS encoding prefoldin subunit beta, yielding MSDEISKLPPNVQERLLRLQQLQQTLQTVLAQKQQVEMEKAEIERTITELGKTADDAVIYKAIGSLLVKSDKAKVSQELTEQKDLLETRSTVIGRQEERLRGQVKEAQAKLQEDLSPVSQQPLS